In the genome of Nonlabens sp. MB-3u-79, one region contains:
- a CDS encoding phage integrase SAM-like domain-containing protein: MATIKFQLQSKSKNAPIYLRLSLGRDLKKSTKEKTVYISFKRKTSLSINPKNWSTKTQLPLQNYADEKNLTSKLRKLNDFILDELNDSNSQGIEITGDWLQVKIDAHFNKVETKQLDYLSEYSIYFIDNLKYKVNEKTKSIGVSKSTEKKYKTISNKIIAFDNYQSKKKKKVIHTKLIDVNLTFRSDLIDYFSKVDKLSDNTIGRYLKFVKSICINAKKNGYQVSPQLNDFLGFTVKAPKVILSLEEIEQIKNTKFVSDAHEISKDWLIIGCFTGQRVSDLLRMNKGMIEHIQDYDFIVLEQVKTKKTVQIPIHFEVQEILNKRGGEFPPVFTNNIDSNKAMFNRYLKQLSKIAEIYTIVNGNKFDDVKKRYINGDYPKHELVASHICRRSFASNHYATELYPTPILMNITAHKTEQVFLEYIGKKPIDYSLQLAKIWQKVGKKKKKFNKQKADLKIVRKVSSLN, encoded by the coding sequence ATGGCAACGATTAAATTTCAACTTCAAAGTAAGTCTAAAAACGCACCTATATATTTACGTCTATCTCTAGGACGAGATTTAAAGAAGTCAACCAAAGAGAAAACAGTATATATAAGTTTTAAACGCAAAACTTCATTAAGCATCAATCCGAAAAATTGGAGTACAAAGACGCAACTCCCTTTACAGAATTATGCAGATGAAAAAAATTTGACTTCCAAATTAAGAAAGTTAAACGATTTTATATTAGACGAGTTAAACGACTCTAATAGTCAAGGTATAGAAATTACTGGCGACTGGTTACAAGTTAAAATTGATGCACACTTCAACAAAGTAGAAACAAAGCAATTAGACTATCTATCTGAATACAGTATTTATTTTATTGATAACCTTAAATACAAGGTTAATGAAAAAACGAAAAGTATCGGAGTATCTAAGTCAACAGAGAAAAAATATAAAACTATATCAAACAAAATAATTGCATTTGATAATTACCAAAGCAAGAAAAAAAAGAAAGTAATTCACACAAAACTGATTGATGTTAATTTGACCTTTAGAAGCGATTTAATAGATTATTTCAGCAAAGTCGATAAACTAAGCGACAATACTATTGGACGGTATTTAAAGTTCGTCAAAAGCATTTGTATAAATGCAAAAAAGAATGGTTACCAAGTAAGTCCACAACTAAACGATTTTTTAGGATTTACAGTTAAAGCACCAAAAGTAATTCTGTCACTAGAGGAAATTGAGCAAATAAAAAACACAAAATTCGTCAGCGATGCACATGAGATTTCAAAAGATTGGTTGATAATAGGTTGCTTTACTGGTCAGCGTGTTTCAGATTTATTGAGAATGAATAAGGGAATGATAGAGCATATTCAAGATTATGACTTTATCGTATTAGAACAAGTGAAAACAAAAAAGACTGTTCAAATACCAATACATTTTGAAGTTCAAGAGATACTAAATAAAAGAGGTGGGGAGTTTCCGCCAGTTTTCACAAATAATATTGATAGCAACAAGGCAATGTTTAACCGTTATCTTAAACAGTTATCTAAAATTGCAGAGATTTACACTATTGTAAATGGTAATAAATTTGATGATGTAAAGAAAAGGTATATCAATGGAGATTATCCAAAGCATGAACTCGTTGCTAGTCATATTTGTAGACGTTCATTTGCTTCAAATCATTATGCTACTGAATTATACCCTACACCTATTTTAATGAATATAACTGCTCATAAAACAGAGCAAGTCTTTTTGGAATACATAGGTAAAAAGCCAATAGACTATAGTTTGCAACTTGCAAAAATCTGGCAGAAAGTTGGTAAGAAAAAGAAGAAGTTCAATAAGCAAAAGGCAGATTTAAAAATAGTTCGTAAAGTTTCAAGTCTAAATTAA
- a CDS encoding RteC domain-containing protein: MLDLPNMADSEFLNFDEDDFKNYKWNYYWVGSDLPPFGDDDSPELKFQKVFKEEYDELNNRNIFFHCCLLETYKENFKVVLNNFLDRFPDALKVNAIKEEIDKFVEPSENTYLYSLASDEVKLSLNFSRTAILRFLIEEANKENYDVNVFEDFHKNIFSTEIVPFSIEGKIKSNNDDDDLKLQWNGDISNLIELIEALLVNENIKGTKKDVYKYFGDLFNLDLSKHAIIVSKFIHRNSDNETKFLNELASSLLKEIKARLEKKRN; this comes from the coding sequence ATGTTAGATTTACCTAATATGGCTGACAGTGAATTTTTGAATTTTGATGAAGATGATTTTAAGAACTACAAATGGAATTATTATTGGGTAGGGAGTGATCTACCTCCATTTGGAGATGATGACAGTCCTGAATTAAAATTTCAAAAGGTTTTTAAGGAGGAGTATGATGAATTGAATAATAGAAATATTTTTTTTCATTGCTGTCTTTTAGAAACTTATAAGGAAAACTTTAAAGTTGTTTTAAATAACTTCCTTGATAGATTCCCTGACGCATTAAAAGTAAATGCAATTAAAGAAGAGATTGATAAGTTTGTTGAGCCATCAGAAAACACATATTTATACTCACTAGCAAGCGATGAGGTTAAACTAAGTTTGAACTTTTCAAGAACAGCAATTTTAAGGTTCTTAATCGAAGAAGCGAATAAAGAAAATTACGATGTAAATGTATTTGAGGATTTTCATAAAAATATATTTAGTACTGAAATAGTTCCGTTCAGCATTGAAGGTAAAATAAAGTCTAATAATGATGATGATGATTTGAAACTTCAATGGAATGGCGATATATCCAATTTAATTGAGCTTATAGAAGCACTATTAGTTAATGAAAATATAAAAGGGACTAAAAAAGATGTGTATAAATATTTTGGCGATTTGTTCAATTTAGATTTGAGCAAACATGCAATCATAGTTAGTAAGTTTATACATCGTAACTCTGATAATGAAACCAAATTCCTAAACGAACTTGCTTCATCTTTACTAAAAGAAATTAAAGCTAGATTAGAAAAAAAACGCAATTAA
- a CDS encoding helix-turn-helix domain-containing protein yields MQTVQFISVTPEQLQNAIIEGVKLQLEDFKKHFQPKTPKDYLTRQEVAELLSVDLSTVHNLSKRGTLQKLQIGGRVLYLRSQVENSIVKLNS; encoded by the coding sequence ATGCAAACAGTACAATTTATTTCAGTTACACCTGAACAGTTACAAAACGCAATTATTGAGGGCGTTAAACTCCAATTAGAAGACTTCAAGAAACATTTTCAACCAAAGACTCCAAAAGACTACCTAACTCGTCAAGAGGTGGCAGAACTCTTATCAGTAGATTTGTCAACTGTTCACAATTTAAGTAAGAGAGGTACTCTTCAAAAATTACAAATTGGTGGTCGTGTTCTATATCTGCGCTCCCAAGTAGAAAACTCTATTGTCAAACTTAATAGTTAG
- a CDS encoding DUF2075 domain-containing protein produces the protein MIVYKSTKEQFVKDFMEGCIEDIVKNSVAEKLNKKVGDSEYRSWANSLPMMGMILIGDDIPNTAGIAIEYSIPSTQNRIDFIITGQNDSRQDQAILVELKQWDKANITSKDAIVNTRFSHGNKDTQHPSYQAWSYSMLLKSYNAAVYEGDINLLPCAYLHNYKEDNVIKNEFYSEYLNVAPVFCKDDKVKLKDFIRRYIKFGDTNDIIVQIENGEIRPSKVLADSMVSLIKGNQEFILIDEQKEVFEEAKVLAKKAKTGKKQVLIIEGGPGTGKSVVAINLLVQLTKMGLVSQYVTKNSAPRSVYEAKLTKTMKKTQFSNMFKGSGVFHDTKTNTFDALIVDEAHRLNLKSGMFSNLGENQVKEIINSSLFSVFFIDENQQVTLKDIGSKEEIEKWAYELDASITNRALESQFRCSGSNGYLSWLDNTLAIRDTANIKLDTSEYNFVVYDNPTEMRNIINTLNNEKNSARIVAGYCWKWKTASNSKKWKGLTKEEQSNLFDIEFPEYDFQMRWNLKEDGMLWLLKENSINEVGCIHTCQGLELEHIAVIIGDDFIVREGEVIIQPEKHPGADKAIQTWRKIVEEDPIDGRAKVEEVIKNTYRTLMTRGSKSCHIYCTDQETRNYFKTLLI, from the coding sequence ATGATTGTATATAAGTCAACTAAGGAGCAATTTGTTAAAGACTTTATGGAAGGGTGTATAGAGGACATTGTTAAAAATTCTGTTGCCGAAAAATTAAATAAAAAAGTTGGCGATAGTGAATATCGTTCATGGGCTAATTCATTACCAATGATGGGGATGATCCTAATAGGGGATGATATTCCTAATACCGCCGGTATTGCTATAGAATATTCTATACCGAGTACACAGAATAGAATAGATTTCATTATTACTGGTCAAAATGATTCTAGACAAGACCAAGCAATTTTAGTGGAATTGAAACAATGGGATAAAGCCAACATTACTAGTAAAGACGCTATAGTTAATACAAGGTTTAGCCACGGTAATAAAGATACACAGCATCCTAGTTATCAAGCTTGGTCATATTCAATGTTACTTAAAAGTTATAATGCAGCTGTTTATGAAGGTGATATAAATTTACTACCATGTGCATATCTTCATAACTATAAAGAAGATAATGTCATTAAAAATGAATTTTATTCTGAATATCTTAATGTAGCACCAGTATTTTGCAAAGATGATAAAGTTAAACTTAAAGATTTTATCAGAAGATATATAAAATTTGGAGATACAAATGACATTATAGTTCAAATTGAAAACGGCGAGATTAGACCATCAAAAGTGTTAGCTGATAGTATGGTTTCCTTAATAAAGGGTAATCAAGAATTTATTTTAATAGATGAGCAAAAAGAAGTTTTTGAAGAAGCTAAAGTATTAGCTAAAAAAGCAAAAACAGGTAAAAAACAGGTGTTAATAATTGAAGGTGGACCTGGTACTGGCAAGTCTGTTGTCGCAATAAACTTATTAGTCCAATTAACTAAAATGGGATTAGTTAGTCAATATGTTACTAAAAACTCAGCGCCACGTAGTGTATATGAAGCTAAATTAACAAAAACTATGAAGAAAACTCAGTTTTCTAATATGTTTAAGGGTTCAGGTGTTTTTCACGATACTAAAACAAATACTTTTGACGCATTAATTGTCGATGAGGCTCATCGTTTAAATTTAAAATCAGGTATGTTTTCAAATTTAGGGGAAAATCAAGTAAAGGAAATTATCAATTCATCTCTGTTTTCAGTTTTTTTCATTGATGAAAATCAACAAGTCACTTTAAAAGATATTGGGTCAAAAGAGGAAATAGAAAAATGGGCTTACGAATTAGATGCTAGCATAACTAATAGAGCCCTTGAATCGCAATTCAGGTGTTCAGGCTCAAACGGCTATTTATCATGGCTTGACAATACACTAGCCATAAGAGATACCGCTAATATTAAATTAGATACTAGTGAGTATAATTTTGTTGTTTATGATAACCCAACAGAGATGCGTAACATCATCAACACGCTAAACAATGAAAAGAATAGTGCTAGAATTGTTGCTGGATATTGTTGGAAATGGAAAACAGCATCAAATTCAAAAAAATGGAAAGGATTAACAAAAGAAGAACAAAGTAACTTGTTTGATATTGAATTCCCTGAATATGATTTCCAAATGAGATGGAATTTAAAAGAGGATGGCATGTTATGGCTATTAAAAGAAAATTCAATAAATGAAGTTGGCTGTATTCATACTTGTCAAGGTCTGGAACTAGAGCATATTGCTGTGATTATCGGTGATGATTTCATTGTAAGAGAAGGCGAAGTTATCATACAGCCAGAAAAACATCCTGGAGCAGATAAGGCTATTCAAACATGGAGGAAAATTGTTGAAGAAGACCCTATTGACGGTAGAGCCAAAGTTGAAGAAGTTATAAAAAACACGTATAGAACTTTAATGACAAGAGGATCAAAGTCATGTCATATATACTGTACAGATCAAGAAACAAGAAACTATTTTAAAACATTACTTATATAG
- a CDS encoding nucleotide pyrophosphohydrolase, translated as MSDIKEMTNALIKFRDERDWEQFHNPKDLAVALNIEAGELLENFLWKSHEEADKEKVKEELADVLAYTLLLAEKYKFNVKDILLEKIKKNGEKYPVEKAKGTAKKYNQL; from the coding sequence ATGAGTGATATAAAAGAAATGACTAATGCACTGATAAAATTCAGAGATGAAAGGGATTGGGAGCAATTTCACAACCCAAAAGATCTTGCAGTTGCTCTTAATATTGAAGCAGGTGAACTTTTAGAAAATTTCTTGTGGAAATCACATGAAGAAGCAGATAAAGAAAAAGTGAAAGAAGAGTTGGCTGACGTTCTTGCTTATACCTTACTCCTAGCTGAAAAATATAAATTTAATGTAAAAGATATTTTGCTTGAAAAAATCAAAAAAAATGGAGAAAAATATCCTGTAGAAAAAGCAAAAGGAACTGCAAAAAAATACAATCAACTATGA
- a CDS encoding NACHT domain-containing protein: protein MALSYTQPTIEEALNKPLASPNKGYPYSDLDDRRFEELHYSIGKLRIEKGDWKGQFDEINLLQGVGERGRDCSLHLDGKSIGLIQCKHSIAGGKRITRPDCAREIIKFVLHYLLDNRLIHDPKNFTYWFAVSYGFNEKAKDLLDDFKKEILKQTELKDWTEAVINTNEELKHFKYTDIESDLKTILGSITVKKIIPQDLDTLLNTDGFQSIIKTFFEVRMVIESEPVEKLTEELKKQSEYQTTSNIPVDVILQKFDHASHHLTDYNSTFEGVDNSHIERKETNDLLQWIKSPLGKNEQPVVLLVGDAGIGKTVILKDAFLKLKETNVPAIALKADRLYAESITDLQNKIDLEDSFEKVVRTLSEASEWVVVLIDQIDALSQSLSAKREYLDTYNLLVRKLIAIDRVRVVISVRGYDLDYDNELKFYKNQKSFKVGFLDAIQVTQVLTKLGIRENEVPRQLLNLLQTPHHLNVFCKVYDTQTNLRSINTLHDLYENLWIQKIVKIPNTSSANTDKCQNLVFTIAEQMHGEQRISTPSKPFFGSFKDEIDYLKSCGILTEADKEVQFFHQTFFDFAFAKQFVQNGKPVTNYILENHQGLFIRSSLKMIIGFLREQDHTAYIKALETILLSSNYRFHIKLMLLNLLGFEEGPTTQEKQLVKSRILPSNELKMSFLESVTGNGWFSFLLEEGELNKLITQRIGWLNKLAERDWGKANKAVDNIKTLLHYKSTSDRWDIQINLLWQILIKQLPNSRQTVCDFLLNCSEFEGRSKFIFRVLYHVKEWDIPAAFQLFEKHEAEAGTDRFGYYKTLEDALNFNIDWVIQNYKTHCLNKIEAIKGHNDKPHFEHQDEELFKKMFEVDTIKALDFAFDIIKRISAKTSGEDKSKLYIDLGFRLFDYERHGRSHGHEAIYHLLVDKVQEQAEQTTPWFDQFLANHHNSNSITILRLLFFGLLANPAHYATEIFQLMELFHQKDGLEGDDKIQFQFRQLLTAVYPHFNQAQKETIDKIVLSIQLKYEVRIYTDDNDKKQHTLLRYGHHQFLYLNAIPLNEVMAMAQLKKRFQELQRKFKTVKDEEPRKFGLIGVGPPMNSSAYDKMTFDQWEQTFEKYDAEYKAEFASSRGSILEHSRAFQAETKNKASHFFPFIEKLIDENKVPYQYIVAGLTGLKEAKYNPSEVQRIYKKALSIPFDREYTLYFVWVSSYFIETKILDQDVLEYLIEIAKHHPDPEGNTIRNDALNDGANNVRGSAAGRISEVYFNPAFENLVFEALQKIAEDPNLSVRVAIMPRLAMLMRLNEQKTLKIFLKLVSSNEPEIMKHSIWSVQYLLNNNFDKLNDYFQRAIKMESIHGTIAVVLGGAWLKEKKGSYQLLNSLLKISDEAKAKLVDMAVKNIGDKKESVRAKCRQIFLRFLHSTDEKVIQEYSSAFFDLTPEMFLEVYPLLQRYAQSNVARKEPRYYFEYLLKCAKKYPVECLELLQHVNTYDKPDISQAGYYDVEPVKVLIGIYNSLSSLATKNPKHLKKTIALFDKMLKTKKFRGAANKVIDQVEI, encoded by the coding sequence ATGGCCTTATCTTACACTCAACCCACTATTGAAGAAGCCTTAAATAAACCTCTGGCTTCGCCAAATAAAGGCTATCCATATTCTGATCTTGACGACCGAAGGTTTGAAGAACTTCACTACTCAATTGGAAAACTAAGAATTGAAAAAGGTGACTGGAAAGGGCAGTTTGACGAAATTAATCTTCTACAAGGAGTTGGGGAACGTGGGCGAGATTGTAGCTTGCATTTGGATGGCAAATCAATTGGACTAATTCAGTGCAAGCATAGTATTGCTGGCGGTAAGAGAATTACGAGGCCAGATTGTGCAAGGGAGATCATCAAGTTTGTGCTGCATTACCTTTTGGATAATAGGTTGATTCACGACCCTAAGAATTTTACGTATTGGTTTGCCGTCTCCTACGGTTTCAATGAAAAGGCTAAAGATTTACTGGACGACTTCAAAAAAGAGATACTAAAACAGACAGAACTAAAAGATTGGACAGAAGCTGTAATAAATACCAATGAAGAACTTAAACACTTTAAATACACAGACATTGAATCCGACCTTAAAACAATACTCGGTTCAATTACTGTAAAGAAAATAATACCACAAGACTTAGACACGCTGCTAAATACTGACGGTTTTCAGTCTATCATCAAAACCTTTTTTGAGGTTAGAATGGTGATTGAATCGGAGCCAGTTGAAAAGCTGACGGAAGAGCTGAAAAAGCAGAGCGAATACCAAACCACTTCTAATATTCCAGTCGATGTTATTCTGCAAAAATTTGATCATGCCTCCCACCACCTAACGGATTACAACAGCACTTTTGAAGGGGTAGATAATTCGCACATAGAAAGAAAGGAAACGAATGATTTGCTACAATGGATCAAATCACCATTGGGAAAAAATGAGCAACCTGTAGTCTTGCTGGTTGGCGATGCCGGTATTGGAAAAACTGTTATTCTGAAAGATGCCTTTCTAAAACTCAAAGAAACTAACGTACCTGCAATTGCCTTAAAAGCTGATAGGCTTTATGCTGAAAGTATCACAGACCTACAAAACAAAATTGATCTAGAAGACTCGTTCGAAAAAGTAGTTCGAACTCTAAGCGAGGCTAGTGAGTGGGTAGTTGTGCTTATTGACCAGATAGATGCGCTTTCCCAGTCTTTATCAGCCAAACGAGAATACCTCGATACTTATAACCTTCTTGTTAGGAAGCTTATTGCTATTGATCGGGTTAGAGTGGTTATTTCTGTTAGGGGATACGATCTCGATTATGACAATGAATTGAAGTTCTACAAAAATCAAAAAAGCTTCAAAGTTGGTTTCCTAGATGCAATTCAGGTTACACAGGTGCTTACCAAGCTTGGAATAAGAGAGAACGAAGTACCTAGGCAATTACTTAACCTTCTGCAAACGCCACATCATCTAAATGTGTTTTGCAAGGTGTACGATACCCAAACCAACCTTCGGTCAATAAACACACTGCACGACCTGTATGAAAATCTCTGGATTCAGAAAATAGTTAAGATTCCAAACACATCGTCAGCGAATACCGATAAATGCCAAAATCTAGTTTTTACCATCGCGGAACAGATGCATGGGGAACAGAGAATTAGCACCCCCTCAAAGCCATTTTTCGGATCGTTTAAGGACGAGATTGACTATTTGAAAAGCTGTGGAATCTTAACCGAAGCGGACAAGGAAGTACAATTTTTTCATCAAACATTTTTTGACTTTGCCTTTGCGAAGCAATTCGTTCAGAACGGAAAACCAGTAACAAACTACATACTTGAAAACCATCAAGGTCTTTTCATTCGATCTAGCTTGAAAATGATTATTGGCTTTCTGCGCGAACAAGATCATACTGCATACATAAAAGCCCTCGAAACCATTCTACTTTCCTCTAATTACCGATTTCATATCAAACTAATGCTTTTGAATCTGCTTGGTTTTGAAGAAGGCCCAACAACACAGGAAAAGCAGCTCGTAAAATCCCGCATTCTGCCAAGTAATGAGCTGAAAATGTCTTTTTTAGAATCGGTTACTGGCAATGGTTGGTTTTCATTTCTTCTTGAAGAAGGAGAACTGAATAAGCTGATCACCCAAAGGATTGGCTGGCTCAACAAGCTTGCTGAACGGGATTGGGGAAAAGCGAATAAGGCTGTGGACAATATCAAAACCCTTCTACACTATAAAAGCACCTCCGATAGATGGGATATTCAAATTAACCTGCTGTGGCAGATTTTGATCAAACAACTACCCAATAGCAGACAAACCGTTTGCGATTTTCTTTTGAATTGTTCTGAATTTGAAGGGAGATCAAAGTTCATTTTCAGGGTGCTCTACCATGTTAAAGAATGGGATATTCCAGCAGCTTTCCAGCTCTTCGAAAAACATGAAGCCGAAGCAGGAACTGATCGTTTTGGTTACTATAAGACACTCGAAGATGCGTTGAACTTCAATATTGATTGGGTCATACAGAACTACAAAACCCATTGCCTTAATAAAATTGAAGCCATCAAGGGCCATAATGACAAGCCCCATTTTGAACATCAGGACGAAGAGCTATTTAAAAAGATGTTCGAGGTTGATACCATTAAAGCGCTCGACTTCGCATTCGATATTATCAAGCGGATTTCTGCAAAAACAAGTGGCGAGGATAAATCTAAATTATACATCGACTTAGGTTTTCGGCTATTCGACTATGAGCGTCATGGCCGTTCCCACGGGCACGAGGCAATATATCATCTGCTCGTAGATAAAGTGCAAGAGCAAGCAGAGCAAACTACTCCGTGGTTTGACCAGTTCTTGGCAAATCATCACAACAGTAATTCCATTACCATCTTAAGGTTGTTGTTCTTCGGATTGTTGGCAAACCCAGCCCATTATGCAACCGAGATATTTCAGCTAATGGAGCTATTTCATCAAAAAGATGGACTGGAGGGTGATGACAAGATTCAATTCCAGTTCCGGCAGCTGTTAACGGCAGTCTATCCGCACTTCAATCAAGCGCAAAAAGAAACGATAGACAAGATCGTTCTTTCAATTCAGTTGAAGTACGAAGTCAGAATATACACTGATGACAACGACAAGAAGCAGCATACTTTATTGCGATACGGCCACCACCAATTTCTCTATTTAAATGCCATACCGCTAAATGAAGTGATGGCAATGGCACAGCTAAAAAAACGCTTCCAAGAATTGCAACGAAAGTTTAAGACTGTTAAGGATGAAGAACCCCGAAAGTTTGGTTTGATAGGTGTAGGCCCACCCATGAACAGCTCGGCCTACGATAAAATGACATTCGATCAATGGGAGCAAACATTTGAAAAATATGATGCAGAATACAAAGCCGAGTTCGCATCGTCCAGAGGGTCGATTTTAGAGCACTCCCGCGCATTTCAGGCAGAAACAAAAAACAAGGCATCACATTTCTTTCCATTCATCGAAAAACTGATTGACGAGAACAAAGTGCCCTACCAATACATAGTCGCTGGTCTTACAGGCTTAAAAGAGGCGAAATACAACCCATCCGAAGTTCAGCGCATCTACAAAAAAGCGCTCTCCATTCCATTTGATAGGGAATACACGCTTTACTTCGTTTGGGTGTCCTCATACTTCATAGAGACCAAGATTCTGGATCAGGATGTATTAGAATACCTGATCGAAATTGCCAAACATCACCCAGACCCTGAGGGCAACACCATTCGCAATGATGCGCTGAATGATGGTGCAAATAATGTGCGCGGATCAGCAGCGGGAAGAATCAGTGAGGTCTATTTCAATCCTGCTTTTGAAAACCTTGTTTTCGAAGCACTTCAGAAGATAGCAGAAGACCCGAATCTTAGTGTTCGGGTTGCAATAATGCCACGCCTTGCGATGCTGATGCGCCTTAATGAGCAAAAAACACTGAAAATCTTTCTAAAGCTGGTAAGCTCCAACGAACCAGAAATCATGAAACATTCCATCTGGTCGGTGCAATACTTACTCAACAACAACTTCGATAAGCTCAATGACTACTTCCAACGAGCGATAAAAATGGAATCCATACACGGTACAATTGCCGTTGTTTTGGGTGGAGCGTGGCTAAAAGAAAAAAAAGGAAGCTATCAGCTTTTAAACTCACTGCTTAAAATCAGTGATGAAGCAAAAGCAAAGCTAGTAGATATGGCCGTGAAAAATATCGGGGATAAAAAAGAAAGTGTTCGGGCAAAATGCCGCCAAATCTTTCTAAGATTCCTTCACTCTACCGATGAAAAAGTAATACAAGAGTATTCGTCTGCATTCTTCGACCTTACCCCCGAAATGTTCCTTGAAGTTTATCCATTGCTTCAAAGATACGCCCAATCAAATGTGGCCAGAAAAGAGCCACGGTACTATTTCGAATACCTGCTTAAATGTGCCAAAAAGTATCCTGTTGAATGTCTTGAACTTCTACAACATGTGAACACCTACGACAAACCGGATATTTCCCAGGCAGGCTACTATGATGTCGAACCTGTCAAAGTCCTTATCGGGATATACAACTCACTATCCAGTTTGGCAACAAAAAATCCTAAGCACCTTAAAAAAACCATAGCTCTGTTCGATAAAATGCTCAAAACTAAAAAATTCAGAGGTGCAGCAAACAAAGTGATAGACCAAGTTGAAATATAA
- a CDS encoding HEPN/Toprim-associated domain-containing protein, with the protein MGTYCKLKVNGYDIFEIKNDYQSEVINLIFDESDFLVKQFDGDDYISKKFISTAGICKKKLEIYGNNLSKTKNDFNIALKKYKDEYEVIFNNESEISFKNYQKIIETSINKGIKNYGDCDDYFSLNFQEFITSNNFGIPNQKLECLLWSIFDSIDEDIEIVYDLTFIIEAGWITNNPEKELDFQKIIILTEGKTDTEFIKKGINLFYPFLNLRYHFMDFENSNYESNASRLVQTVKAFVGSGVKNKIIALFDNDTAGIKEINNLKRTKLPENIKIFTYPHNSLAVNYPTQGPNGLSLMNINGLGCSIEMYLGEKSLASETSFYPVQWKGYDDKLGQYQGEVKDKKTIQKNFRDLYKNKIITNDNAALELPELKNIIDLILNSWNK; encoded by the coding sequence ATGGGAACATATTGCAAATTAAAAGTTAATGGTTATGACATTTTTGAGATTAAAAATGATTATCAAAGTGAAGTCATAAACTTAATATTTGATGAGTCAGATTTTTTAGTAAAGCAATTTGATGGAGATGATTATATATCAAAAAAGTTCATCTCAACAGCTGGAATATGTAAAAAGAAATTAGAGATTTATGGTAATAATTTATCAAAAACAAAGAATGATTTTAATATCGCTCTGAAAAAATATAAAGACGAATACGAAGTGATTTTTAATAATGAAAGCGAAATTTCTTTTAAGAATTACCAAAAAATAATAGAAACTTCCATCAATAAAGGAATTAAAAATTACGGAGATTGTGATGATTACTTTTCATTAAATTTTCAAGAATTCATTACCTCAAATAACTTCGGAATACCAAACCAAAAACTAGAATGTCTGCTATGGTCTATTTTTGATTCAATAGATGAGGATATAGAAATAGTCTACGATTTAACCTTTATTATAGAAGCTGGATGGATAACGAATAATCCTGAAAAAGAACTTGATTTTCAAAAAATCATAATTTTAACCGAAGGTAAAACCGATACTGAATTCATAAAAAAAGGCATTAATTTATTTTATCCTTTTTTAAATTTACGGTATCATTTTATGGATTTTGAAAATTCAAATTATGAATCTAACGCTTCACGGTTGGTTCAAACTGTAAAAGCTTTTGTTGGGTCAGGAGTAAAAAACAAAATAATTGCTCTTTTTGATAATGATACTGCGGGAATAAAAGAAATTAATAATCTAAAAAGAACAAAGCTTCCAGAAAACATAAAAATTTTTACATACCCTCATAATAGTTTAGCTGTTAATTACCCAACACAAGGTCCTAATGGGTTAAGTCTAATGAATATTAACGGTTTAGGATGTAGCATTGAAATGTATTTAGGAGAGAAGTCTCTAGCATCGGAAACAAGTTTTTATCCTGTACAATGGAAAGGTTACGATGACAAACTTGGACAATACCAAGGAGAAGTAAAAGATAAAAAAACGATACAAAAAAACTTTAGAGACCTTTACAAAAACAAAATTATCACGAATGATAACGCTGCATTAGAATTACCAGAGTTAAAAAATATAATAGATTTAATATTAAACTCTTGGAATAAATAA